Proteins encoded in a region of the Veillonella parvula genome:
- a CDS encoding shikimate kinase, with translation MIIKRNIMLIGSMGSGKSHFGRNLAERKGWQFVDTDRVLESRFGLPIAEIFKKIGEKAFRRAEMDVLKKVCLYHEAVISVGGNFPIEHRTLKVLKKYSYIIGIRAAQFRIVSRVNRRVGKRPTMDYSNVNAFVHAMIQSWKPVYKQCDFVLDTTNGRTYDFIQRIEDELDASDVQFKARRQPNDTNDVDAKEASEDIQFNNHQSRKKEISEAVSKRAMSNKIRYDKRYKQKTSNQTNKKGKAHSISKQRTPQGGNGYEKNRNTNKRRRRTWNERRHKSAN, from the coding sequence ATGATAATAAAACGGAATATTATGCTCATCGGTTCTATGGGAAGTGGCAAAAGTCACTTTGGACGGAACCTTGCAGAACGCAAGGGTTGGCAATTTGTAGATACCGATCGCGTATTAGAAAGTCGTTTTGGGTTGCCCATTGCTGAGATTTTTAAAAAGATAGGAGAAAAAGCATTCCGCCGCGCCGAAATGGATGTACTAAAAAAGGTTTGCTTATACCATGAAGCAGTGATTTCTGTGGGGGGGAATTTTCCTATTGAACATCGCACCTTAAAGGTATTAAAAAAATATTCCTATATTATTGGTATCCGAGCTGCACAATTCCGTATTGTCAGTCGCGTGAATCGCCGTGTTGGGAAACGGCCTACCATGGACTATAGTAATGTGAATGCCTTTGTACATGCTATGATACAATCGTGGAAGCCCGTGTATAAGCAGTGCGATTTTGTACTAGATACAACAAATGGCCGGACCTATGATTTTATACAGCGTATTGAGGATGAATTAGATGCCTCAGATGTGCAATTTAAAGCAAGACGTCAACCCAATGATACAAACGATGTAGATGCTAAAGAAGCATCTGAAGATATACAATTTAATAATCACCAAAGTAGGAAAAAAGAGATTTCTGAAGCAGTATCAAAAAGAGCAATGTCTAATAAAATTCGTTATGATAAAAGGTATAAACAAAAGACTTCTAATCAAACGAATAAAAAAGGTAAGGCACATAGTATATCCAAACAACGTACACCACAAGGGGGTAATGGATATGAGAAGAATCGCAATACTAACAAGCGGCGGAGACGCACCTGGAATGAACGCCGCCATAAGAGCGCTAACTAG